In the Setaria italica strain Yugu1 chromosome VI, Setaria_italica_v2.0, whole genome shotgun sequence genome, one interval contains:
- the LOC101763707 gene encoding uncharacterized protein LOC101763707 — translation MPVMDDDDDMMLHLHVERLARRLTQRQQDAAVTEQHRIMMNTHRVSRVPGHIRTLNPDAYTPGLVAIGPLHARDAERRLRQGNQLKLAYLNSLISRGHPDDSRHLALAVIKDYVRLVAAREWEARAMYAAEDVDDLSTEDFIEMLVLDGCFIIEHLVNVATGKEEQWLHATPFGPAQLSVDLVLAENQIPFFVLVDLITSTRLPEFDSLGYDPPVLLMKLVLFYLGGELGRDMTEALPPANAVCHILHLVHAMVTAARTRWEPPPRIHAGGVLMEKMQEAARLLRRLLLLLLVLLLYPTLPEESRWSARYGPEVLPSARDLKRMLLRFTKSPGNPSKAVAGIASVLGHVPLATKLAHQDLLLLPQLRIEFGTAALLLNLMAYEQSAEQRAGDVSAYVWFMSKLVQSSEDATVLMAADVVRSGTSGREGMEEVARFFQQVGTASEAAAELDKSYLGEMLQKLRERSQYPLLMKLADVKRYYVNVPWLLVAFVTVVTTVATVLQIFAPFKQKP, via the coding sequence ATGCCGGTCatggacgatgacgacgacatGATGCTGCACCTGCACGTGGAGCGGCTGGCGCGGCGCCTGACGCAGCGGCAGCAGGACGCGGCGGTGACGGAGCAGCACCGGATCATGATGAACACCCACCGCGTGTCCCGCGTCCCGGGCCACATCCGCACCCTCAACCCGGACGCCTACACGCCGGGGCTCGTCGCCATCGGCCCGCTCCACGCCAGGGATGccgagcgccgcctccgccagggGAACCAGCTCAAGTTGGCATACCTCAACAGCCTCATCTCCCGCGGCCACCCCGATGACTCCCGGCACCTCGCCCTCGCCGTCATCAAGGACTAcgtccgcctcgtcgccgcgcgCGAGTGGGAGGCCCGCGCCATGTACGCCGCCGAGGACGTCGACGACTTGAGTACCGAGGACTTTATCGAGATGCTGGTGCTCGACGGCTGCTTCATCATCGAGCACCTCGTCAATGTCGCCACGGGCAAGGAGGAGCAGTGGCTACACGCCACGCCGTTCGGCCCGGCGCAGCTCTCCGTGGACCTCGTCCTAGCCGAGAACCAGATCCCGTTCTTCGTCCTCGTCGACCTCATCACAAGCACGAGGTTGCCGGAGTTCGATTCCTTGGGCTACGATCCGCCGGTCCTGCTCATGAAGCTGGTGCTCTTCTACCTCGGCGGGGAGCTGGGCCGCGATATGACCGaggcgctgccgcccgccaACGCCGTCTGCCACATCCTGCACCTGGTCCACGCGATGGTCACCGCGGCGCGCACCCGgtgggagccgccgccgcggatccATGCCGGTGGGGTACTGATGGAGAAGAtgcaggaggcggcgcggctgctgcggcgcctcctgcttctcctcctggtgctgctgctgtacCCGACCCTACCCGAGGAGAGCCGGTGGAGCGCGAGGTACGGGCCGGAGGTCCTGCCGTCGGCGAGAGACCTGAAGCGGATGTTGCTGCGGTTCACCAAGTCGCCCGGAAACCCGAGCAAGGCCGTGGCGGGCATCGCGTCAGTGCTGGGCCATGTGCCGCTTGCCACAAAGCTGGCGCATCAGGACTTGCTGCTCTTGCCGCAGCTGCGGATCGAGTTCGGGACGGCGGCTCTGCTGCTGAACCTGATGGCGTACGAGCAGTCCGCGGAACAGCGCGCCGGCGACGTGTCGGCGTACGTGTGGTTCATGTCGAAGCTGGTGCAGTCGTCAGAGGACGCGACCGTGCTGATGGCGGCGGATGTGGTGCGGAGCGGCACGTCGGGGAGGGAGGGCATGGAGGAAGTGGCGCGCTTCTTCCAGCAGGTTGGCACGGCGAGCGAGGCGGCGGCTGAGCTGGATAAGAGCTACCTGGGCGAGATGCTGCAGAAGCTGCGGGAGCGGAGCCAATACCCGCTGTTGATGAAGCTGGCCGACGTGAAGCGCTACTATGTCAACGTGCCCTGGCTTCTCGTCGCCTTCGTCACCGTTGTCACGACCGTCGCGACCGTTCTCCAGATCTTCGCACCCTTCAAGCAAAAGCCATGA
- the LOC101764101 gene encoding uncharacterized protein LOC101764101: MLEAVEQRSTLLWERLRRASETKELLAAEAGSWQAEHGEGSDDDLGGAREPPVSRWRWLKAVSMVAFGGRPAYKPVAQIMPLSDQPPKSGSDHNNLLEAADTDLGADRPQPRVTAQAQARLSPRDVAKIRSNNPVPQVVMPVPSNLPPSTETVQVPSFLTPRHGVKFGNNNSVPEVVVDVPSNLPRSTETAQVADQMKKKQQERCLKYSQKALAFAVCTFIGYASAAKASRKGSEDSEPSNINITFKLAMVPFFIALCADLFSLKTKAKYGRAFVFLSSFHLVLMVYLVFISFDTRYAYTMIFLPLVAVSSLLQQKLWPGQQQGTDEKANKNLDSIFELSSLILNWSTFISALMVIFRELKPNEKYEDIAHGAVGLFFFLTIVLGLYLMLVTTVRIPELVRVRYLDVLLICLLVGTIISALISFLHFN, translated from the exons ATGTTGGAAGCAGTAGAGCAGCGCTCCACACTGCTCTGGGAGCGGCTGCGGCGAGCGTCGGAGACGAAGGAGCTGCTGGCAGCAGAAGCTGGTTCATGGCAAGCAGAGCACGGTGAGGGCAGTGATGACGACCTTGGAGGAGCAAGGGAGCCTCCGGTGAGCCGGTGGCGATGGCTCAAGGCCGTGTCCATGGTGGCGTTCGGTGGCCGGCCGGCATACAAGCCGGTAGCA CAAATAATGCCTCTTAGTGATCAGCCGCCAAAGTCTGGAAGTGATCACAATAATTTACTGGAGGCAGCTGATACAGATCTTGGGGCGGACCGTCCACAACCGAGAGTCACTGCTCAG GCACAGGCTCGGTTATCTCCGAGAGACGTTGCCAAGATTAGAAGCAATAATCCAGTCCCTCAGGTTGTAATGCCGGTTCCATCGAACCTTCCACCATCAACAGAAACAGTTCAG GTACCGTCTTTTCTAACTCCACGACACGGTGTCAAGTTTGGAAACAATAATTCTGTCCCTGAGGTTGTAGTGGATGTTCCATCAAACCTTCCACGATCAACAGAAACAGCTCAG GTAGCTGATCAGATGAAAAAGAAGCAGCAGGAGCGTTGCCTCAAATACTCACAGAAGGCCCTTGCGTTTGCCGTCTGCACATTCATTGGATACGCAAGTGCTGCAAAGGCAAGTAGGAAAGGTTCTGAGGATAGTGAACCAAGCAATATCAACATAACTTTCAAACTCGCCATGGTACCCTTCTTCATTGCCCTCTGCGCGGACCTCTTTTCGTTGAAGACGAAGGCAAAGTATGGCCGTGCCTTTGTCTTCCTATCATCATTCCATCTGGTGCTGATGGTATACCTCGTATTCATCTCATTCGACACGAGATATGCCTACACCATGATCTTCCTGCCTCTAGTGGCTGTTTCCTCCCTTCTTCAACAAAAGCTATGGCCTGGGCAGCAACAAGGCACCGATGAAAAAGCTAATAAAAACCTAGACAGCATCTTTGAGTTGTCCTCTCTTATCCTCAACTGGAGCACCTTTATCTCCGCGCTCATGGTCATATTCAGGGAATTAAAGCCTAACGAAAAATATGAAGATATAGCACACGGTGCTGTAgggctcttcttcttcctcactaTCGTTCTAGGGCTCTATCTCATGCTAGTCACAACAGTGAGAATTCCGGAACTGGTACGTGTGAGGTACCTCGATGTCCTGCTTATCTGCCTGCTCGTCGGCACTATCATCTCCGCCTTGATCTCGTTTCTACATTT TAATTGA
- the LOC101764507 gene encoding uncharacterized protein LOC101764507, producing MPPKDAAAQGAPGGGGRGVDRLSGLRDETLFRVMAHLKAWEAVRTCVLSTRWRKLWASAGHLDIRQPCLCAGRGVLPAARLERREVKFSVFVKTLLLRRRPLVPLESLRLCWSHETVHGGANIWVAHAVRRGAVEIELSGKHHNKYPSPECMNFIARDSDTVTIRLKILKLIHIRLDGTTLTQLCSRCTCLEELELKDCQILEAPEIRSTMLKCLTMIRCQIRKGLSVHAPNLVALQFSRNFWHVPWIQNLGLLAASNIYLQAPHKYNIYLQAPHKYTECSDLSSCNLKILKLSCVKLDDTTLEQLYSRCTSLEELELIDCSVVGKKIQSTSLRCLTMIDCKFAIGSWVNVPNLLSLRCTRPFQQVPCFWNMKFLVTAIIALDDSCIPSDSWWTWADDHKDESDHDGDFFAHSRAEDSDDNGEFFDNESNHFFEYSGAEDSDDNGEFFEHSGAEDSDVNSDNESDPNEEDESGIDGAHSGAEESDDNIDVGIEKSGDDNDDESYLNDNTFAHAGAEDSDENHGSGPGDEVDGCTVRYDEIAEEYNGDCGGMFGGYGMLCSLSNVRKMALSAHSGEVLLMRESKLCPDFKNLKTLSLGEWCITPDFDILARVLQSSPNLENLFVHLDMANKSRVDFDKRASLFVSTNLKKVEITCCKHNKMVDILAELFRVNIVTNKKVFVHHTACTCDVNRGTGSQAKRKAQTEAKKRPVKQIRPGN from the exons ATGCCCCCGAAGGATGCAGCGGCGCAGGGGGCGCCAGGAGGCGGTGGCCGTGGCGTCGATCGCCTCAGCGGCCTCCGGGACGAGACCCTCTTCCGGGTTATGGCGCACCTCAAGGCGTGGGAGGCGGTGCGCACGTGCGTGCTATCCACGCGGTGGCGCAAGCTGTGGGCCTCCGCGGGCCACCTCGACATCCGCCAGCCGTGCCtctgcgccggccgcggcgtcctccccgccgcccggctcGAGAGGCGCGAGGTGAAGTTCAGCGTGTTCGTCAAGACCCTGCTGCTACGGCGTCGGCCGCTGGTGCCTCTGGAGTCGCTCCGCCTCTGCTGGAGCCACGAGACGGTCCACGGCGGCGCCAACATCTGGGTCGCCCACGCCGTCAGGCGCGGCGCCGTGGAAATCGAGCTCTCCGGGAAGCATCACAACAAGTACCCGTCGCCGGAGTGCATGAACTTCATCGCTCGCGACAGCGATACCGTCACAATCCGCCTCAAGATCTTGAAGCTTATCCATATCCGGCTGGATGGCACCACCCTCACGCAGCTCTGCTCTAGGTGCACTTGCTTGGAAGAACTAGAGCTCAAGGATTGTCAAATACTGGAGGCTCCGGAGATCCGGTCCACCATGCTCAAGTGTTTGACCATGATCAGGTGCCAAATCCGTAAAGGCCTCTCCGTTCATGCTCCGAACCTTGTTGCCCTGCAGTTCAGCAGAAATTTTTGGCATGTTCCCTGGATCCAGAACTTGGGATTGCTAGCGGCATCCAATATCTACCTACAGGCACCGCATAAGTACAATATCTACCTACAGGCACCGCATAAGTACACTGAGTGCTCCGACCTCAGTTCTTGCAACCTTAAGATCTTGAAGCTCTCATGTGTCAAGCTGGATGACACCACCCTCGAACAGCTCTATTCCAGGTGCACTTCTTTGGAAGAGCTAGAGCTTATTGATTGTTCGGTGGTTGGCAAAAAGATTCAATCAACCTCATTGAGGTGTTTGACTATGATCGACTGCAAATTCGCTATTGGGTCATGGGTTAATGTTCCGAACCTTCTCTCTTTGCGCTGCACCAGACCATTTCAACAAGTTCCTTGCTTCTGGAACATGAAATTTCTAGTCACAGCAATTATTGCACTCGATGACTCCTGCATACCTAGTGATAGTTGGTGGACATGGGCGGACGATCACAAAGATGAATCTGATCATGATGGTGACTTTTTTGCACATTCTAGGGCTGAGGACTCTGATGATAATGGTGAATTTTTTGATAATGAATCCAATCACTTTTTTGAATATTCTGGGGCTGAGGACTCTGATGATAATGGTGAATTTTTTGAACATTCTGGGGCTGAAGACTCTGATGTTAACAGTGATAATGAATCTGATCCGAATGAAGAAGATGAATCTGGTATTGATGGTGCTCATTCTGGTGCTGAGGAGTCGGATGATAACATCGATGTTGGCATTGAGAAATCtggtgatgacaatgatgatgaATCTTACCTTAATGATAACACTTTTGCACATGCTGGTGCTGAAGACTCTGACGAGAATCATGGTTCTGGACCTGGTGATGAGGTCGATGGCTGTACTGTGCGCTATGATGAGATTGCAGAGGAGTATAATGGTGATTGTGGAGGAATGTTTGGGGGATACGGTATGCTTTGCAGCCTCTCTAATGTTAGAAAAATGGCCCTATCAGCTCATTCAGGAGAG GTGTTGCTCATGAGGGAATCAAAATTGTGTCCTGACTTCAAAAACCTGAAGACTCTATCCCTTGGTGAATGGTGTATAACTCCTGACTTTGATATATTAGCACGCGTACTTCAGAGCTCACCAAACTTGGAGAACCTTTTTGTTCACCTCGACATG GCCAACAAGAGCAGAGTGGACTTCGATAAAAGGGCAAGTTTGTTTGTGTCCACTAACCTGAAGAAAGTGGAGATCACATGCTGTAAGCATAATAAAATGGTCGACATATTGGCAGAGCTCTTCCGCGTGAATATCGTAACAAACAAGAAGGTTTTTGTCCATCACACTGCCTGCACTTGTGATGTCAATAGAGGTACAGGTTCTCAGGCAAAGCGCAAGGCACAAACTGAAGCTAAGAAGAGACCAGTAAAGCAGATAAGACCAGGAAACTGA
- the LOC101765309 gene encoding uncharacterized protein LOC101765309, producing MPPKDAAAQGAPGGGDRLSGLRDEILLRVMGHLKAWEAVRTCALSTRWRNLWASASRLDIRHPWPCCLLAADDQVPVVEAFAAADQVLAETFAVADQVLAETFAAFVKNLLLRRLPLAQLDSLRLCWSHEAPDGNANFWIAYAVRHGAEEIELSAEHHFPKPSPQYMRFIVDGDEDANYRLKILKLIHVRLGGTTLTQLCSRCALLRELELQDCDIPYETKIQPILLERLTMIRCQIMRPLSVYAPNLVALQFSGNLGYVPWIQNLGLLAASNIKQQAEAPHYNYSEGSSLGSWDLKILKLSHVHLDDTILRQICSRCTSLEELELKNCSIDGEEIGSTSLKYLTMISCKFSIAFRVQAPNLALLRCIKPFQHFPLIQKMEFLVTATIVLDDYCLLPDCQWLQEEDDSDDNSNDDYDNYFGDNKSNESDGSSNYYDSDRSASSDEEDDDRTVGYGEISKEHKHKPYKYLINGHKRRADEPMENFHGKHGSDNFGGVGMLLGLSDVKTMDLLAHPGEVLLTRELKSCTDFKNLKTLSLGEWCITPRFDVLAAMLGHSPNLEILFLHLDMAYNSRVGFNLWASSFECTNLKTVNITCCKHDVMVHTLADFFSENSIPNDKIFVRRTPCSGCTGGTSSQAKHKAQSEAEKREAKRMKIGN from the exons ATGCCCCCGAAGGACGCAGCAGCGCAGGGGGCGCCCGGAGGCGGCGACCGCCTCAGCGGCCTCCGGGACGAGATCCTCTTACGGGTCATGGGGCACCTCAAGGCGTGGGAGGCGGTGCGCACGTGCGCGCTCTCCACGCGGTGGCGCAACCTGTGGGCATCCGCGAGCCGCCTCGACATCCGCCACCCGTGGCCCTgctgcctcctcgccgccgacgaccaGGTCCCGGTGGTGGAggcgttcgccgccgccgaccaggTCCTGGCGGAGACGTTCGCCGTCGCCGACCAGGTCCTGGCGGAGACGTTCGCCGCGTTCGTCAAGAACCTGCTGCTCCGGCGGCTTCCGCTGGCGCAACTGGACTCGCTCCGCCTCTGCTGGAGCCACGAGGCCCCCGACGGCAACGCCAACTTCTGGATCGCCTACGCCGTCAGGCACGGTGCAGAGGAAATCGAGCTCTCCGCGGAGCATCACTTCCCGAAGCCGTCGCCGCAGTACATGAGATTCATTGTTGATGGCGATGAAGACGCCAACTATCGCCTCAAGATCTTGAAGCTTATCCATGTCCGGCTGGGTGGCACCACCCTCACGCAGCTCTGCTCTAGGTGCGCTCTTTTGAGAGAACTGGAGCTCCAGGATTGTGACATACCATACGAGACAAAGATTCAGCCGATCTTGCTGGAGCGTTTGACCATGATTAGGTGCCAAATCATGAGACCCCTCTCTGTTTATGCTCCGAACCTTGTCGCGCTGCAGTTCAGCGGAAATCTTGGATATGTTCCGTGGATCCAGAACTTGGGATTGCTAGCAGCATCCAATATCAAGCAGCAGGCAGAGGCACCACATTATAACTACTCTGAGGGCTCCAGTCTTGGTTCGTGGGACCTCAAGATCTTGAAGCTCTCTCATGTGCATCTGGATGACACCATCCTTAGGCAGATCTGTTCTAGGTGCACTTCTTTGGAAGAACTAGAGCTCAAGAATTGTTCGATAGATGGCGAGGAGATTGGGTCCACCTCGCTGAAGTATCTGACTATGATCAGCTGCAAATTCTCTATTGCATTCAGGGTTCAAGCTCCGAACCTTGCCTTACTGCGCTGCATCaaaccatttcaacattttcctCTGATCCAGAAAATGGAATTCCTAGTCACAGCGACTATTGTTCTTGATGACTATTGCTTGCTTCCTGATTGTCAATGGCTACAGGAGGAGGATGACTCAGATGATAACAGCAACGATGATTATGATAATTACTTTGGTGATAACAAAAGCAATGAATCTGATGGTAGTAGTAACTACTATGATTCTGATCGGTCTGCATCTAGTGATGAGGAGGACGATGACCGTACTGTGGGCTATGGTGAGATTTCGAAGGAGCATAAACATAAACCATACAAGTATTTGATTAATGGTCATAAACGCCGTGCTGATGAACCTATGGAAAATTTCCATGGAAAGCATGGTTCTGATAATTTTGGTGGTGTTGGTATGCTTTTGGGTCTCTCAGACGTTAAAACAATGGACCTGTTAGCTCATCCAGGAGAG GTGCTGCTGACGAGGGAATTGAAATCATGCACTGACTTCAAAAACCTGAAGACTCTGTCCCTTGGTGAATGGTGTATAACTCCTAGATTTGATGTTCTGGCAGCCATGCTTGGGCATTCGCCAAACTTAGAGATCCTTTTTCTTCACCTCGACATG GCCTATAACAGCAGAGTGGGTTTCAATCTATGGGCAAGTTCATTCGAGTGCACCAACCTGAAGACGGTGAACATCACCTGCTGTAAGCATGATGTAATGGTCCACACATTGGCAGATTTCTTCAGTGAGAATAGCATACCAAATGACAAGATTTTTGTCCGCCGGACTCCCTGCTCTGGATGCACCGGAGGCACAAGCTCTCAGGCAAAGCACAAGGCGCAAAGTGAAGCTGAAAAGAGAGAAGCAAAGCGGATGAAGATAGGAAACTGA